One stretch of Schlesneria sp. DSM 10557 DNA includes these proteins:
- a CDS encoding aldo/keto reductase: MEYRQLGGSGFKVPVLSLGTGTFGGGGPLFKAWGATDVAEARQLVDICLAADLTMFDTADVYSQGMAEEILGEAIKGRRDKVIISTKGTFRTGVGPNNLGSSRQYLIRAVEASLKRLGTDYIDLYQLHGFDAITPIDEVLQTLDGFVKAGKIRYIGCSNFSGWHLMKSLALSEKYGLTRYVAHQAYYSLVGRDYEWELMPLALDQKVGAVVWSPLGWGRLTGKIRRGNPLPASSRLTSKVALDAGPQVPEEYLYTVVDALQEVANETGKTIPQIALNWLLQRPTVATIIVGARNEEQLKENLGAVGWNLTREQVARLDAASQTPLAYPYWHQRGFAERNPPPV; this comes from the coding sequence ATGGAATATCGACAACTGGGTGGCTCGGGGTTCAAGGTACCGGTACTAAGCCTGGGCACCGGAACCTTCGGGGGTGGCGGCCCGCTGTTCAAAGCCTGGGGGGCGACCGATGTCGCTGAAGCCCGGCAGCTTGTTGACATCTGCCTGGCCGCCGACCTGACCATGTTCGACACGGCCGATGTCTACTCACAAGGGATGGCAGAAGAAATCCTGGGCGAGGCGATCAAGGGGCGACGAGACAAGGTCATCATTTCGACCAAGGGGACGTTTCGCACGGGTGTCGGTCCCAACAATCTGGGATCCTCGCGGCAATATCTGATCCGGGCCGTTGAAGCGAGCCTCAAGCGATTGGGGACCGACTACATCGACCTGTATCAGCTCCACGGCTTCGACGCGATCACCCCGATCGATGAAGTCCTGCAGACACTCGACGGGTTCGTGAAAGCCGGAAAAATCCGCTACATCGGCTGCTCGAACTTTTCCGGCTGGCATCTGATGAAGTCGCTGGCCCTCTCGGAAAAATACGGCCTCACCCGTTATGTGGCCCATCAGGCCTATTACTCACTGGTCGGTCGCGACTACGAATGGGAACTGATGCCGCTGGCTCTCGATCAGAAGGTCGGAGCGGTCGTCTGGAGTCCCCTCGGTTGGGGACGCCTCACCGGAAAAATCCGACGAGGAAACCCGCTCCCCGCATCCAGCCGACTCACCAGCAAAGTCGCGCTCGACGCCGGACCGCAGGTGCCCGAGGAATATCTCTACACGGTCGTCGACGCACTACAGGAAGTCGCGAATGAAACGGGAAAAACAATCCCCCAGATCGCACTCAACTGGCTGCTTCAGCGTCCTACGGTCGCCACGATCATCGTCGGCGCACGAAACGAAGAACAACTGAAGGAGAATCTCGGTGCGGTCGGCTGGAACCTGACCCGGGAACAGGTCGCGCGACTCGACGCTGCCAGCCAGACACCACTGGCTTATCCTTACTGGCATCAACGCGGTTTCGCGGAACGAAATCCACCTCCCGTGTAA
- a CDS encoding DUF1501 domain-containing protein encodes MNHPPYSDHHRNVGELTATRRGFLGATGGVAATALWSGLSQAALAQPEAFGKAKSVIMIFNCGGPSHIDLWDPKPNAGDSVRGPFQTIDTNVPGIHVTEMLPRMSKMVDKLAILRTVNHTQAGHNSGMYYSTVGRPYRIDSTLINPSPADHPSLGTLVGWLARRDGYSSGIPPYVIAPYPHCDSTVYITPGQYGGCLGMHYDPLVLDADPNDKDFKVRNLKLDPSLTPDKFRERLSLLNQMNQKGIAIASPSATDIDLYQSQAASIVSTDKASEAFDLSKETTELRDRYGRHTWGQSHLLARRLVESGVRFVSAVNGRSIIWDTHLNNFDRMKKSLVPPMEQAYATLLEDLEDRGLLDSTLVIWTGDFGRTPIINKDAGRDHWPQCYTVVLAGAGIRGGQVVGESDKTGAFPHSRPISPADINATVFTAMGYDPRSITYRMLDGRPIPLSEGTPIREVL; translated from the coding sequence GTGAACCATCCACCCTATTCCGACCATCACCGCAATGTCGGGGAGTTGACTGCAACGCGCCGGGGATTTCTCGGAGCCACAGGAGGTGTCGCGGCAACAGCGCTCTGGTCAGGACTTTCTCAGGCGGCCCTCGCACAGCCGGAAGCATTCGGCAAAGCCAAGTCTGTGATCATGATTTTCAACTGCGGTGGTCCCAGTCACATCGATTTGTGGGATCCGAAGCCGAACGCGGGTGACTCGGTCCGGGGACCGTTCCAGACGATTGATACGAATGTGCCGGGCATCCACGTGACGGAAATGCTGCCACGCATGTCCAAAATGGTCGACAAGCTCGCCATCCTGCGGACCGTCAACCACACGCAGGCGGGACACAACTCGGGAATGTACTATTCGACGGTCGGACGGCCCTACCGGATCGACAGCACCCTGATCAACCCCAGCCCCGCCGACCACCCCAGTCTGGGAACCCTCGTCGGCTGGCTGGCGCGACGTGACGGCTACAGCAGCGGCATTCCGCCGTATGTCATCGCGCCGTACCCTCACTGCGACAGTACCGTCTACATCACCCCCGGACAGTATGGTGGCTGCCTCGGCATGCATTACGATCCGCTGGTGCTCGACGCCGATCCGAACGACAAAGACTTCAAGGTGCGCAACCTGAAGCTTGACCCCAGCCTCACCCCCGACAAGTTCCGGGAACGATTGAGCCTGCTGAATCAGATGAACCAGAAGGGGATCGCGATCGCCTCCCCCTCGGCTACGGACATCGACCTCTATCAGTCCCAGGCCGCGAGTATCGTCTCGACCGACAAGGCGTCGGAAGCGTTTGATCTCTCGAAAGAGACCACAGAACTGCGAGACCGCTATGGTCGTCACACCTGGGGACAGTCTCACCTGCTCGCACGGCGGCTGGTGGAATCCGGCGTCCGCTTCGTCTCGGCCGTCAACGGTCGCAGCATCATCTGGGACACCCACCTGAATAACTTTGACCGGATGAAAAAGAGTCTCGTTCCCCCTATGGAACAGGCCTATGCGACGCTGCTAGAAGACCTGGAAGACCGGGGCCTGCTCGATTCCACCCTCGTCATCTGGACGGGTGACTTCGGCCGAACCCCCATCATCAACAAAGACGCCGGACGTGACCACTGGCCGCAATGCTACACCGTCGTCTTGGCAGGGGCAGGAATTCGTGGGGGGCAAGTCGTGGGTGAATCGGATAAGACCGGTGCCTTCCCCCACTCGCGCCCCATCTCACCTGCGGACATCAACGCCACTGTCTTCACAGCGATGGGCTACGACCCGCGTTCGATCACGTACAGGATGCTGGACGGCCGCCCCATCCCCCTCTCGGAAGGGACGCCAATCCGGGAAGTCCTCTAA
- a CDS encoding ABC transporter permease, translating to MASQLSVSSSVVGSSWNWIVSLLRPFLALFAVILLFTIADRWTHGPKAMFATEQNMRNVATQTAIVAVAALGMTVVIIAGGIDLSVGTAIALAATMLAWSLKEDLALRLAVGENLAGVNQKLKVAEDDLKRAKEAAVVAEAKSRIESLTALRETVTAASVRWSPWTPWLSLFIGIGTGCLCGLINGLLISYLKMVPFIVTLGTMQIYLGWAKWVADNTTVRPDIASQVPLWLQNLLSNRPTALVYGLPVGIWWTLVLTAILAAVLHFTVFGRYVFAIGSNEATARLCGIDVRRNKIAIYVLGGLFAGIAGLYQFSRLSVGNPTSGLGLELKVIASVIIGGGSLKGARASVLGTLTGALIMSAITSGCTALGVTNPIQDMLLGIIIIIAVALDQWRQPKTN from the coding sequence ATGGCCAGTCAACTGAGTGTCTCCAGTTCCGTGGTCGGAAGTTCGTGGAACTGGATTGTCAGTCTCCTGCGACCCTTTCTTGCTCTATTCGCAGTGATCCTGCTGTTCACCATTGCGGATCGATGGACACATGGTCCCAAGGCCATGTTTGCGACCGAACAGAATATGCGAAACGTCGCGACTCAAACCGCGATCGTCGCTGTCGCCGCACTGGGGATGACCGTGGTGATTATCGCCGGGGGAATCGATCTGTCGGTTGGAACGGCAATTGCGCTCGCCGCCACAATGCTTGCCTGGAGTTTGAAGGAAGATCTGGCTTTACGGCTGGCCGTGGGTGAGAATCTGGCGGGAGTGAACCAGAAGCTGAAGGTGGCGGAAGACGATCTCAAGCGAGCGAAAGAAGCCGCGGTCGTTGCTGAGGCGAAATCGAGGATTGAATCGCTCACGGCACTTCGCGAAACAGTCACTGCGGCATCGGTCCGCTGGTCACCCTGGACCCCCTGGTTGTCTCTGTTCATCGGCATTGGCACGGGTTGTCTGTGCGGACTGATCAATGGCTTGCTGATCAGCTATCTGAAGATGGTTCCGTTCATCGTGACCTTGGGAACCATGCAGATCTATCTCGGATGGGCGAAGTGGGTGGCGGACAATACCACGGTCAGGCCTGACATCGCGTCACAGGTCCCCCTCTGGCTCCAGAATCTCCTCAGCAACCGCCCGACGGCGCTGGTCTACGGATTGCCCGTCGGGATCTGGTGGACGCTGGTGCTGACGGCGATCCTGGCGGCTGTGCTGCACTTCACTGTCTTCGGTCGATATGTCTTCGCGATTGGTTCCAACGAAGCGACAGCCCGCCTGTGTGGGATCGACGTTCGCCGCAACAAGATTGCGATCTATGTGCTGGGGGGGCTATTCGCGGGAATTGCGGGGCTGTACCAGTTCTCCCGTTTGTCGGTTGGCAACCCGACCTCGGGGCTGGGGCTGGAGCTCAAAGTGATTGCCTCGGTGATCATCGGCGGCGGCAGCCTGAAGGGGGCGCGCGCTTCCGTCCTGGGGACGCTGACCGGAGCCCTGATCATGTCGGCGATTACCAGTGGCTGTACAGCGCTCGGGGTGACGAATCCGATTCAGGACATGCTGCTGGGGATCATCATCATTATTGCCGTGGCACTGGATCAGTGGCGACAGCCTAAAACCAATTAG
- a CDS encoding Gfo/Idh/MocA family protein: MSQVGFGIIGCGMIANFHAEAIKRIKGTRLVGCYSQTPASADTFAANYPGVKAYYDLDEMLADPAIQIVSICTPSGAHMEPAVKAAQAKKHIVIEKPMEITLKRCDTILEACRRNGVMLCPIFQSRFSPANIALKEAIAEGRFGKLVLGDTFVKWWRSQEYYDGPQLKGAKTPVKTGWRGTWNLDGGGAYMNQAIHNVDLLYWLMGEVSEVSAVTSTLGHDRIEVEDVGVAALKFKNGAVGTITASTTAWPGLLKKTEIHGTAGSVIVEQDDVLLWKFEKSKPKDRAITDKLMNRQESQGGASDPKAISCQGHMEQIKDFMKAIQLGQKPKITGEEGRKAVEIVLAIYQSSWTGKRVSLPLLKDPKRPVSK, encoded by the coding sequence ATGTCTCAGGTCGGATTCGGGATAATCGGTTGTGGAATGATTGCCAATTTCCATGCCGAAGCGATCAAGCGGATTAAGGGGACCAGGCTCGTTGGGTGCTACAGTCAGACTCCGGCTTCAGCAGATACCTTTGCAGCCAATTATCCCGGCGTAAAAGCGTACTACGATCTGGACGAGATGCTGGCGGATCCAGCGATTCAAATTGTTTCGATCTGTACGCCCAGCGGGGCTCACATGGAACCGGCTGTCAAAGCGGCCCAAGCCAAAAAGCACATCGTCATCGAAAAGCCGATGGAGATTACGCTCAAGCGATGCGACACCATTCTGGAAGCCTGCCGGCGGAACGGCGTGATGCTCTGTCCGATCTTCCAGTCCCGCTTCAGTCCCGCCAACATCGCTCTGAAAGAAGCGATTGCCGAGGGACGATTTGGGAAGCTGGTGCTGGGGGATACGTTCGTCAAGTGGTGGCGGTCACAGGAATACTATGACGGCCCTCAACTGAAGGGAGCGAAAACTCCCGTCAAGACAGGCTGGCGGGGAACCTGGAATCTGGACGGCGGAGGAGCCTACATGAATCAGGCCATCCACAACGTCGATCTGCTGTACTGGCTGATGGGGGAGGTCAGTGAAGTGAGCGCCGTCACTTCCACGTTGGGGCATGACCGCATCGAAGTGGAAGATGTCGGTGTTGCCGCGTTGAAGTTCAAGAATGGCGCTGTCGGGACGATCACCGCGAGCACGACCGCCTGGCCCGGATTGCTGAAGAAGACGGAAATCCATGGAACAGCGGGATCGGTGATTGTTGAACAGGATGATGTCCTGCTGTGGAAGTTTGAAAAGTCCAAGCCGAAAGATCGGGCGATTACCGACAAGCTGATGAACCGTCAGGAAAGCCAGGGGGGAGCGAGCGATCCTAAGGCGATCAGCTGCCAGGGGCATATGGAACAGATCAAGGATTTCATGAAGGCCATACAGCTTGGTCAAAAGCCGAAGATCACCGGGGAGGAAGGGCGGAAGGCTGTAGAGATTGTGCTGGCGATCTATCAGTCTTCCTGGACGGGAAAACGGGTTTCGCTGCCGCTGCTGAAGGATCCGAAGCGGCCCGTCTCGAAGTAA
- the ltrA gene encoding group II intron reverse transcriptase/maturase, with translation MLATLLEHKVRGGKWHTLMDKVFSAMNLFCAARKVVGKKGAAGVDRQTVDDFEANERQELGRMRDQLREGTYVPSFVKRTWIPKPGSQEKRPLGIPTVRDRVVQTALVHVIEPILDATFHERSFGFRHGRGCHHALCCVERLLKEGYVYVVDADLKSFFDTIPKDRLLALVQEQISDRSVIGLIKMFLDQGIIEDLRPWTPIAGVPQGAVLSPVLANAYLNPLDHLLSENGFQLVRYADDFVILCRSQEEAEAALATVSTWVQANGLTLHSEKTSIVDSRVKSFSFLGYSFRGNLRFPRAKSHKRFMDRIRDLTPRQSGDSLETIIQRINQTAQGWFAYFRHCHWSIFQKYDETIRRRLRRILKKRHRRNPQRSPSHIRWPIRFFAEHGYKDLNGTHVRFVQSIRTD, from the coding sequence ATGTTGGCGACACTTTTGGAACACAAAGTGAGAGGAGGAAAATGGCATACGCTGATGGACAAGGTGTTTAGCGCAATGAATCTCTTCTGCGCTGCCCGCAAGGTAGTCGGCAAGAAGGGAGCGGCGGGAGTGGATCGACAAACAGTGGACGACTTCGAGGCGAACGAGCGGCAGGAACTCGGCAGGATGCGCGATCAACTGCGGGAAGGAACTTATGTCCCTTCTTTCGTCAAACGGACTTGGATTCCGAAGCCAGGAAGTCAGGAGAAGCGACCACTGGGAATTCCGACGGTCCGGGACCGCGTCGTGCAAACGGCGTTGGTTCATGTGATTGAACCGATTCTGGACGCGACATTCCATGAGCGAAGCTTCGGCTTCCGGCATGGACGCGGCTGTCATCACGCTCTGTGTTGCGTGGAACGTTTGCTCAAAGAAGGGTACGTGTATGTGGTCGACGCCGATTTAAAGAGTTTCTTCGATACGATTCCCAAAGATCGCTTACTGGCGCTTGTTCAGGAACAGATCTCGGATCGTAGCGTGATCGGCTTGATCAAGATGTTTCTTGATCAGGGGATTATCGAAGACTTGCGTCCGTGGACTCCGATTGCCGGTGTACCACAAGGCGCGGTGCTGTCCCCCGTCCTGGCCAACGCCTATCTCAACCCCCTGGACCACCTCCTGAGCGAGAACGGTTTCCAATTGGTTCGGTATGCGGATGACTTCGTCATCCTGTGTCGATCTCAGGAGGAAGCGGAAGCAGCTCTTGCAACGGTGAGCACATGGGTTCAGGCGAACGGACTCACACTCCATTCTGAAAAGACAAGCATCGTCGACTCACGCGTCAAGAGTTTCTCTTTTCTCGGGTACTCATTTCGAGGAAACCTTCGTTTCCCTCGTGCCAAGAGTCACAAACGGTTTATGGATCGCATCCGCGATCTGACCCCACGCCAATCCGGTGACTCGCTGGAGACGATCATCCAGCGGATCAACCAGACCGCCCAAGGATGGTTTGCCTATTTCCGTCATTGCCACTGGAGCATCTTTCAAAAGTACGACGAAACGATTCGCCGCAGACTCCGACGGATTCTCAAGAAACGGCATCGACGGAACCCGCAACGCAGTCCCTCTCATATCCGTTGGCCAATTCGCTTCTTTGCAGAACACGGGTACAAAGACCTGAATGGAACCCATGTCCGCTTCGTCCAATCCATAAGAACCGACTGA
- a CDS encoding transposase — protein sequence MSKERRKHTPEFKREALSLISSQQLSVAEVSRRLGVSQTLLYKWKAQFAAQGEQAFPGQGQQTAQEAELSRLRREVELLRMERDILKKATQFFAKESK from the coding sequence ATGTCGAAAGAACGTCGGAAGCACACGCCGGAGTTTAAGCGTGAGGCATTGAGTCTGATCAGCAGTCAACAGTTGTCCGTAGCAGAGGTGTCGCGCCGCCTGGGTGTCAGTCAAACGCTGCTCTACAAGTGGAAAGCGCAGTTCGCGGCGCAGGGCGAGCAGGCCTTTCCCGGCCAAGGCCAGCAGACGGCCCAGGAAGCCGAGCTGTCGCGATTGCGTCGCGAAGTCGAGCTCTTACGGATGGAACGTGACATTTTAAAAAAAGCGACACAGTTCTTCGCGAAGGAGTCCAAATGA
- a CDS encoding IS3 family transposase, translating to MKYQFIEDHRTVWPATVQCRVLDVSRSGYYAWRKRPASESSRRREELTRRIQTIHAMKYHDVYGAPRLQAELKAQGHPCNRKTVARCMKEAGIKASTVKKFRVSTTDSNHSHPVADNVVDREFAPSQKNQTWAADITYIPTEEGWLYLAAVEDLYSRKIVGWSMSERIDSRLVVDALEMAVQRELPAEGLVAHSDRGVQYASEHYQTHLRRNQITCSMSRRGNCWDNAPMESFFATLKKELVHRERYQTHSQARQSLFEYIEAFYNRVRRHSTIGYLPPVKFEQAI from the coding sequence ATGAAATATCAGTTCATTGAAGACCATCGCACTGTGTGGCCTGCCACAGTTCAATGTCGGGTATTGGACGTTTCTCGCAGCGGATACTACGCCTGGCGAAAACGCCCCGCCAGTGAATCTTCACGGCGACGCGAGGAACTGACGCGTCGCATTCAGACCATTCATGCGATGAAGTATCATGATGTTTATGGAGCGCCACGACTTCAGGCAGAACTGAAAGCTCAAGGCCATCCCTGTAATCGGAAGACCGTTGCTCGCTGCATGAAAGAGGCAGGAATCAAGGCCTCGACGGTGAAGAAGTTCCGCGTGAGCACGACGGATTCCAATCATTCTCATCCGGTGGCTGACAATGTCGTGGATCGTGAGTTTGCTCCGTCTCAAAAGAATCAGACATGGGCAGCAGACATCACCTACATTCCGACAGAGGAAGGATGGCTTTATCTGGCGGCCGTCGAAGATTTGTACTCACGCAAGATCGTAGGCTGGTCGATGTCAGAGCGAATTGACAGTCGACTGGTCGTCGATGCGCTGGAGATGGCGGTCCAGCGAGAACTCCCTGCCGAGGGCCTGGTGGCGCACTCGGACCGGGGTGTGCAGTATGCCAGCGAGCACTACCAGACTCATTTGAGACGAAATCAGATCACCTGCTCGATGAGTCGCCGAGGCAACTGCTGGGATAACGCACCGATGGAGAGCTTCTTCGCCACCTTGAAGAAGGAACTGGTACACCGCGAACGGTATCAGACCCATTCGCAAGCGCGCCAAAGCCTCTTCGAATACATCGAAGCGTTTTACAACCGCGTACGAAGGCACTCGACGATCGGGTATCTCCCACCCGTCAAGTTCGAACAGGCCATTTAA
- a CDS encoding IS3 family transposase: protein MTDIYAAVPGIAQSSSAQTSVVCEVLGVSRSAYYAWRERTPSERESRDTRLAQQIQAIFWNHRRRYGARRIAEELADQGEICSPRKVAQLLSLQGLRAIQPKSFVPKTTQSRHRLGYSPNLLLEAPEPSSLNDLWVGDISYVPLTDGRFCYLAVLTDRYSRRIVGWNVDQSMTEELVIPALQAAIRDRQPAPMMIHHTDRGGQYAGGRYRAILRRAGSRQSMSRADNCYDNAFMESCFGTLKTELEMTDYKHHRIARREIGEYIAYYNLNRKHSALGYLTPHQFELQE, encoded by the coding sequence GTGACAGACATCTACGCTGCCGTGCCGGGTATCGCACAATCAAGCAGTGCTCAAACCAGTGTCGTGTGCGAGGTGTTGGGAGTCAGTCGGTCTGCGTATTACGCCTGGAGAGAGCGTACCCCCAGCGAGCGAGAATCTCGTGACACGCGACTGGCTCAACAAATCCAAGCCATCTTTTGGAACCATCGCCGCCGTTATGGTGCGCGTCGAATTGCGGAGGAGTTAGCCGATCAAGGAGAGATCTGCTCACCGCGAAAAGTGGCTCAACTGCTGAGTTTACAGGGGCTGCGGGCCATTCAACCGAAGTCTTTCGTCCCCAAGACAACGCAGAGCCGACATCGTTTAGGGTACAGCCCGAATTTGTTACTTGAGGCTCCTGAGCCGAGTTCATTGAATGATCTTTGGGTTGGCGACATCAGCTACGTCCCCCTGACGGACGGGCGTTTCTGCTATCTCGCTGTTCTCACGGATCGCTATTCACGGCGGATCGTCGGCTGGAATGTCGATCAGTCGATGACAGAAGAACTGGTGATCCCCGCTCTCCAGGCTGCAATCCGTGACCGTCAGCCCGCCCCGATGATGATTCACCATACCGACCGAGGTGGGCAGTACGCGGGAGGCCGGTATCGCGCGATCCTTCGTCGGGCAGGCTCCCGACAAAGCATGAGCCGCGCTGACAACTGTTACGACAACGCCTTCATGGAATCTTGCTTCGGCACCCTCAAGACAGAACTCGAAATGACCGACTACAAACATCACCGCATCGCCCGGCGTGAGATCGGTGAGTACATCGCTTACTACAACCTCAACCGAAAACACTCCGCCCTCGGATACTTGACCCCACATCAGTTCGAACTGCAGGAATGA
- a CDS encoding transposase encodes MSKKVEKRNAKRTRRSFTEEFKKEAVALLLDGHSASSVAERLGLASPNVLYRWKQTQLEESGPIASTLEARVHELEVELQRVIRERDILKKALAIFGRNE; translated from the coding sequence ATGTCTAAGAAAGTCGAAAAGAGAAATGCGAAACGAACTCGTCGGAGCTTCACGGAGGAGTTCAAGAAAGAAGCGGTGGCCTTGCTGCTGGATGGACACTCTGCCAGTTCCGTTGCGGAGCGACTGGGCCTGGCGAGCCCCAATGTTCTCTACCGATGGAAACAGACGCAGCTTGAGGAGTCGGGCCCGATCGCAAGCACGCTGGAAGCGCGAGTCCACGAACTGGAAGTGGAGCTTCAGCGAGTGATTCGGGAGCGTGACATCCTAAAAAAAGCGTTGGCCATTTTCGGCCGCAACGAGTGA
- a CDS encoding IS3 family transposase, which yields MKYQFIEDHRRVWPAIVQCRVLDVSRSGYYAWRKRPVCETSRRREELTRRIQTIHAMKYHDVYGAPRLQAELKAQGHPCNRKTVAKCMKEAGIKAATVKKFRVSTTDSNHSHLVAANVVDREFAPSQKNQTWTADITYIPTDEGWLYLAAVEDLYSRKIVGWSMSERIDSRLVVDALEMAVQRELPAAGLVAHSDRGVQYASEHYQTLLRRNQITCSMSRRGNCWDNAPMESFFATLKKELVHRERYQTHSQARQSLFEYIEAFYNRVRRHSTIGYLSPVKFEQAI from the coding sequence ATGAAATATCAGTTCATTGAAGACCATCGCCGTGTGTGGCCTGCCATAGTTCAATGTCGGGTGTTGGACGTTTCCCGCAGCGGGTACTACGCCTGGCGAAAACGTCCCGTCTGTGAGACTTCACGGCGACGCGAGGAACTGACGCGTCGCATTCAGACCATTCACGCGATGAAGTATCACGATGTTTACGGAGCACCACGACTTCAGGCAGAGCTGAAAGCTCAAGGCCATCCCTGTAATCGGAAAACCGTTGCGAAATGCATGAAAGAGGCAGGAATCAAGGCCGCGACGGTGAAGAAGTTCCGGGTGAGCACGACGGATTCCAATCATTCTCATCTGGTGGCTGCCAATGTCGTGGATCGTGAGTTTGCTCCTTCTCAAAAGAATCAGACTTGGACAGCAGACATCACCTACATTCCGACGGATGAAGGATGGCTTTATCTGGCGGCCGTCGAAGATTTGTACTCACGGAAGATCGTGGGCTGGTCGATGTCAGAGCGGATTGACAGTCGACTGGTCGTCGATGCGCTGGAGATGGCGGTCCAGCGAGAACTCCCTGCCGCGGGCCTGGTGGCGCATTCGGATCGCGGGGTGCAGTATGCCAGTGAGCACTACCAAACTCTTTTGAGACGAAATCAGATCACCTGTTCGATGAGCCGCAGAGGCAACTGCTGGGACAATGCACCGATGGAGAGCTTTTTCGCCACCTTGAAGAAAGAGCTCGTTCACCGCGAACGGTATCAAACCCATTCGCAAGCGCGCCAAAGCCTCTTTGAATACATCGAAGCGTTTTACAACCGCGTCAGAAGGCACTCGACGATCGGGTATCTCTCACCCGTCAAGTTCGAGCAGGCCATTTAA
- a CDS encoding transposase, with amino-acid sequence MSRERRKHTPEFKREALNLISSQQLSVAEVSRRLGVSQTLLYKWKAQFAAQGEQAFPGQGQQTAQEAELARLRREVELLRMERDILKKATQFFAKESK; translated from the coding sequence ATGTCGAGAGAACGTCGGAAGCACACGCCGGAGTTTAAGCGTGAGGCATTGAATCTGATCAGCAGTCAACAGTTGTCCGTGGCCGAGGTGTCGCGCCGCCTGGGTGTCAGTCAAACGCTGCTCTACAAGTGGAAAGCACAGTTCGCTGCGCAAGGCGAGCAGGCCTTTCCCGGTCAAGGCCAGCAAACGGCCCAGGAAGCCGAACTGGCGCGATTGCGCCGCGAAGTCGAGCTCCTACGGATGGAACGTGACATTTTAAAAAAAGCGACACAGTTCTTCGCGAAGGAGTCCAAATGA
- a CDS encoding SGNH/GDSL hydrolase family protein, with the protein MTVIFRFALILSVMLAALPTPAFAQEVKWHDAASFEIEGRGWTQTEGIYDRLPDSAKSKVSQQVWGLSKNNAGVCIRFVTDAAVVNARWSVTSDTLGMPHMPATGVSGIDLYARADDGKWLFVGNGRPHHQDNNHAAFQFRGGAKAGRECLLYLPAYNGIKSLEIAVAPGAHLEKPQPRPEALRKPVVVYGTSIAQGGCASRPGMVWTSILGRMLDRPVINLGFSGSGTMEHPVGEVLAEIDAAAFVIDCIWNMSDDPAIYQERVRKLVHAIRQRHPDVPILFVGQSEIHPESHPTKSTQGQEAAVHALQAEGIKGLSTFPGTDLVGDDGEGTVDGVHLTDLGMLRQAQALFPVVKETVQGKVQGK; encoded by the coding sequence ATGACTGTTATTTTTCGATTTGCATTGATCCTCTCTGTCATGTTGGCCGCACTGCCCACCCCTGCCTTCGCGCAGGAGGTAAAGTGGCATGATGCTGCGTCGTTTGAGATCGAAGGGCGAGGTTGGACTCAGACGGAAGGGATATATGACCGCCTTCCTGATTCCGCCAAAAGCAAGGTTTCGCAGCAGGTCTGGGGTTTGAGCAAGAACAACGCGGGGGTCTGCATTCGGTTTGTCACCGACGCGGCAGTCGTTAATGCCCGGTGGTCGGTCACCAGCGATACGCTCGGAATGCCCCACATGCCCGCGACCGGTGTCAGTGGCATCGACCTGTATGCCCGAGCGGACGATGGCAAATGGCTGTTTGTCGGTAACGGCAGGCCTCATCATCAGGATAACAATCACGCTGCGTTCCAGTTCCGCGGGGGTGCAAAAGCAGGACGCGAGTGCCTGCTGTATCTACCAGCGTATAACGGCATCAAGTCACTGGAGATCGCTGTGGCGCCGGGAGCTCACCTGGAGAAGCCACAGCCCCGTCCGGAAGCGTTACGCAAGCCGGTGGTCGTGTACGGCACCTCGATCGCTCAGGGAGGCTGTGCTTCGCGACCGGGCATGGTCTGGACCTCAATCCTGGGACGGATGCTCGACCGACCCGTCATCAACCTGGGCTTTTCAGGCTCGGGAACGATGGAACACCCCGTTGGAGAGGTGCTTGCCGAGATCGATGCGGCCGCGTTCGTCATCGACTGCATCTGGAACATGAGCGATGATCCTGCCATCTATCAAGAGCGAGTACGAAAGCTGGTGCACGCCATTCGCCAGCGGCACCCCGACGTGCCAATCCTGTTCGTCGGCCAGTCGGAAATTCACCCCGAGTCGCATCCGACAAAATCCACTCAAGGCCAGGAGGCGGCGGTGCACGCCTTACAGGCAGAAGGGATCAAAGGGCTCAGCACCTTCCCCGGCACGGACCTCGTCGGCGACGACGGCGAAGGGACCGTCGATGGTGTTCACCTCACCGACCTGGGCATGCTCCGGCAAGCACAGGCATTGTTCCCCGTCGTCAAAGAAACGGTCCAGGGGAAGGTTCAGGGAAAGTAG